The following are from one region of the Procambarus clarkii isolate CNS0578487 chromosome 52, FALCON_Pclarkii_2.0, whole genome shotgun sequence genome:
- the Grip128 gene encoding gamma-tubulin complex component 5, which translates to MSGQGKFDALTQELVTHVLGFQEGEENFIRSEQFVLSNLLYHHCLAVNSHAVRRSIDGLALKFTIHGQHHRAQQLMSLTSEFLSSPLFKDHFQTDVEWSLLSLLLHLSNSPTQVPVREIQSKAVAETTEEGPQEQIDWVAYLGTGEPKYILGPEEPLSDWSSDSECSDDEGSGAAQLRTCLVNTLPPNYTAELLPSKQLTTRELLEQIHRAKSWVSAKIHLQYWGPQRSQQPPLSDHPAANVAKLWEVEQGLRGLCQHLSEWSVMREVLWVLLCPVPSYVFILNKKGTFTLKPNISLASLTPGATSRLLEYLCEPLNQLKTLDAFMHKYEFPSVDPPTPATILAYTAGLRLWRHRFQSYLVALEDRVKKQESTCTLLWLEGELQPWLRTLMSIYAVHSTATINIMEKSPRYTAVRLLGTLCEGVEGASEAGIRGVLMRLLLHSLRHYLSIIHSWLLHGTFVDHAKEFIIQRDESVKAHDERFWNEAFTISLEEDEQSCDMQDPMKTILRFLSPLVASLTTVGKSRELLAILDVEPLPKHSGACSLSQLKAETDQESSLDEVVVKYVKQTVCPASSESVDGNNDNTASGEEDADSVLTESSSHLSPDWEEKDPILLAAFTDTNQDSRHASTPAAVDSVTSLIEDIGDVPRAVSVVSLLTSALCPLVKRKQDVLSARLTCVLVEKNQLDRHCQAVRSVLLMEAGDIMLEFYSHLFAKLESGDGVDSISLTLHLQYCIARLYPEFAQYFSVSLAHEVDARISEDSEASALGPNAGRSDSMLVIEKITGSSGTLRADRERGHTTCHTSEAAPNMPLSKVGLPDIRIQYQAPWPANLVLTEPIMKQFNMLFHFILSLKRVTYGLERLKFKDMASWQAVISSEGATEETVGPLQSRLHRLQLFRQWLLCFSRQLHDHFANTVFLPYHQAVEKLFASRPSLNTIKAEHTKLVNRLMTECLMGSNDKILPLQVVLNKVFWLTRRLSELWLRDIGHVSTDELASLESQYTQVHRYLVNFLTTLVTLHFVPHMEGLTRTLVDTVPLLTQR; encoded by the exons ATGTCTGGCCAGGGCAAGTTCGATGCTCTCACCCAAGAACTCGTCACTCACGTATTGGGTTTCCAG GAGGGCGAAGAAAACTTTATCCGAAGTGAGCAGTTTGTTTTATCTAACCTACTATATCATCACTGTTTGGCAGTGAACAGCCATGCTGTACGTCGTTCCATTGATGGCCTTGCCCTTAAGTTCACCATTCATGGCCAGCACCACAGAGCTCAACAACTAATGTCTCTCACCTCTGAAtttctttcctctcctctcttcaaAGATCATTTTCAG ACTGATGTAGAATGGTCATTGCTATCTCTCTTGCTACACCTGAGTAATAGCCCCACACAAGTACCAGTGAGAGAGATCCAGAGCAAGGCTGTTGCCGAGACCACCGAGGAGGGACCACAAGAGCAAATTGACTGGGTGGCATACCTAGGAACAGGAGAACCCAAGTATATCCTTGGGCCAGAGGAACCCCTCTCT GACTGGTCTTCAGACAGTGAGTGCAGTGATGATGAAGGTAGTGGTGCTGCTCAGCTACGTACTTGTTTAGTGAACACGTTACCACCAAACTACACGGCAGAGCTGCTGCCCTCTAAGCAGCTAACGACCCGAGAATTGCTGGAGCAGATTCACCGAGCAAAGTCTTGGGTGTCGGCCAAAATTCACCTGCAGTATTGGGGACCGCAGCGTTCACAGCAACCACCACTGTCTGATCATCCAGCTGCCAATGTGGCAAAACTGTG GGAAGTAGAACAAGGCTTGAGGGGACTGTGCCAACACCTAAGCGAGTGGTCAGTGATGAGGGAGGTCCTTTGGGTCTTATTGTGCCCAGTACCTTCATatgtttttattttaaacaaaAAAGGTACATTTACCTTGAAGCCAAATATATCGCTTGCAAGTCTGACTCCG GGGGCAACATCAAGATTGTTGGAATACCTGTGTGAACCTCTGAATCAGCTGAAAACCTTAGACGCATTCATGCACAAGTATGAATTTCCAAGTGTGGACCCGCCTACACCCGCCACCATCTTGGCTTACACAGCTGGCTTGCGGCTTTGGAGACACCGCTTCCAGTCATATCTTGTTGCTCTGGAAGACCGTGTCAAAAAGCAAG AGAGCACATGTACGCTTTTATGGCTTGAGGGAGAGTTGCAACCTTGGTTGCGCACACTGATGTCCATCTATGCAGTTCATTCAACAGCGACCATCAATATCATGGAGAAAAGTCCCAGATACACAGCTGTACG GTTATTGGGCACACTGTGTGAAGGTGTGGAGGGTGCCAGTGAAGCAGGCATACGAGGCGTGTTGATGAGGCTGCTACTCCATAGTCTTCGCCATTACCTCAGTATAATCCACAGCTGGTTGCTGCACGGTACATTTGTTGATCATGCCAAAGAATTCATCATTCAGAG GGATGAATCGGTGAAAGCACATGATGAACGATTTTGGAATGAAGCTTTCACGATTAGTCTTGAGGAGGATGAGCAAAGCTGTGACATGCAAGATCCTAT GAAAACCATATTGAGATTCCTGTCTCCTCTGGTGGCGTCTCTTACAACAGTAGGCAAATCCAGAGAACTATTGGCCATTCTCGACGTTGAGCCTCTGCCCAAACATTCCGGTGCATGCAGTTTGTCTCAACTGAAGGCGGAAACTGATCAAG AGTCGTCACTGGATGAAGTAGTGGTGAAGTATGTAAAACAAACCGTGTGTCCAGCCTCCAGTGAGAGTgtagatgggaacaatgacaacaCTGCCAGTGGTGAGGAGGATGCAGATAGTGTTCTCACAGAGAGCAGCAGTCATCTCTCACCTGACTGGGAGGAAAAAGATCCCATTCTCTTGGCCGCTTTCACTGACACCAACCAGGATTCTCGCCATGCTTCTACACCGGCAGCTGTGGATTCTGTTACTAG TTTAATTGAAGATATCGGAGATGTTCCTCGGGCTGTATCAGTTGTATCACTCTTGACATCAGCACTCTGTCCCTTGGTGAAGAGGAAGCAGGATGTGCTGAGTGCCAGACTCACCTGTGTATTGGTAGAAAAGAACCAGTTGGATCGCCACTGTCAAGCTGTCCGTTCCGTTTTACTCATGGAAGCTGGTGACATCATGCTTGAATTTTACTCCCACTTGTTTGCCAAG TtggagagtggtgatggtgttgacagTATTAGTCTCACTCTTCACCTTCAATATTGCATCGCTCGGCTTTACCCAGAGTTTGCACAATACTTCTCTGTTTCTCTTGCACATGAAGTAGATGCAAGAATAAGTGAAGACAGTGAGGCAAGTGCTTTAGGTCCAAATGCAGGGAGGAGTGATAGTATGCTGGTTATTGAGAAAATCACAGGATCTAGCGGAACACTGAGAGCTGACCGTGAAAGGGGGCACACCACTTGCCATACCAGTGAAGCAGCACCGAATATGCCTCTGTCAAAAGTTGGTTTACCAGATATAAGGATACAATACCAG GCACCCTGGCCAGCAAACCTGGTACTTACTGAGCCCATTATGAAGCAGTTCAACATGCTGTTCCACTTTATTCTTAGTCTCAAGAGAGTAACTTATGGTTTAGAAAGACTGAAGTTCAAAG ATATGGCCAGCTGGCAGGCAGTAATTAGCTCTGAAGGGGCAACAGAGGAAACTGTTGGTCCACTGCAGTCTCGTCTACACCGGTTGCAGTTATTTCGACAGTGGTTGTTGTGTTTCTCTCGGCAGTTGCATGACCATTTTGCCAATACTGTATTTTTGCCCTACCACCAAGCTGTAGAAAAGTTGTTTGCATCTCGGCCATCCCTCAATACTATAAAAGCTG AGCACACGAAGTTAGTAAATAGACTAATGACTGAATGTCTGATGGGCAGCAATGACAAAATACTTCCTCTTCAAGTGGTACTAAATAAG GTATTTTGGTTAACGCGTCGTTTGAGTGAGCTATGGCTGCGTGATATTGGTCATGTGAGCACTGATGAGCTAGCCAGCTTGGAGAGCCAGTATACACAGGTGCACCGGTACCTGGTCAACTTCCTCACCACACTTGTCACCTTGCACTTTGTGCCACACA TGGAGGGATTGACACGAACCCTTGTTGACACAGTTCCCCTTCTCACCCAGCGCTAG